The DNA region GTAAAGCCAGAAAAGGTTACCGAAGAGCAGATAGGACTTATGATGGGAGGGGTTAAAGCATGAAAAACACTAAATCACTCATGAAGCCTTTTGTGGAGAGTCTCGCGGCTATCTTGATAGGTCTAATTGTAGGAGCTTTGATACTCATATTTTCAGGCTATAATCCGGTTGAAGCTTATTTAGCGCTCTTTGGAGAAGCTTTCACCGTGGATGGCTTTGCAAGGGCTCTAGCTGAAGCAACTCCAATAATACTCACTGCCCTTACATTTGCTTTAGGAGCAAGGACAGGCCTTTTCAACATAGGAGGGGAAGGTACAGTCTACTTCGGAGCTATAATGGCCATTGTGCTCACTAATGTGTGGGGAAACGTCTTAATGGGAATTCTAGGTGGAATCTTAGCTGGTGCTGTTTGGATGGCAATCCCAGCGGTTCTAAAAGTGGTTAGAGGTGTCAATGAGGTCGTTTCCACCATCATGCTCAACTGGATAGCTTGGAACGTTGGACTTTACCTCCTCCTCAGGCTCCAAGACCCAAAGAGTGCATACAAAACGATATCCGTCCCAGAGGGAGCAAGGCTTCCTCTCCTTGTATCAAAGAGTGAGCTCTCTATAGCCTTTATACTAGCTGTTTTAGTGGCTGTTTTAGCTTACTACCTGCTCTGGCACACAACTTTAGGATATGAGCTTAGGGTTAGCGGACTTAACGAGAGTGCAGCTAGGTATGGAGGAATAAACCCGAAAAAGGCTGTCATGTGGTCCTTCATTATTGGAGGAATCACAAGCGGACTAGCAGGTGCGCTTGAAGTCATGGGCAAGCCACCATCCTACGCGATAACTCAAGGACTTGGGAACGTCTACGGCTATGGATTCGATGGAATAGGCGTAGCTTTAGTTGGAAGAAATCACCCCTTGGGCGTAATTTTGAGTGGAATATTCTTTGGAATGCTTAAAGCAGGAGCTACAGCCATGCAGTTTGAGGCAGATGTTCCATTGGAGATGGTTAAAGTAGTTCAAGGAGTCATAATCGTGGCTGTTGCTATCCCCGGAATTCTTGACCTTCTAAGAAAGGTGGTGAGAAAATGATGGAGACAATACTCGCCCTCATATTTGGTGCCCTGACTGCAATGGTTCCAGTAGTTTTGACGAGTGTAGGAGCTGCAGTAAGCGAGAGAGCTGGTATAGTTAACATAGGTTACGAGGGCATACTCTTAATGAGTGCATTTTTTGGTGCAATGTTCGCAGAGATGAGCGGAAATCCGTGGATAGGCTTGTTAGGGGGAGCATTTGTGGGGATGCTCTTAGGCATGCTCCACGGATTTATTACAGTTTACTTAAAAGGTGATCACGTTATTCCGGGTATAGGTGTTAACCTACTCGCCTTAGGTGTTGTTGCCTTTGGCCTTCCCGCTTACTGGGGGACTGCTGGACAGCACGTGGTTCCAAACACTGTAAGAATAGAACCCATAATAAGTTTGGCACAGGGAATTTCTCTAAGTCCAATGGTGATTGTAACAATTTTGATAACCCTCGTAACCCACTGGGTGCTCTTTAGAACACCACTCGGCCTAAGAATTCGTGCGGTGGGTGAAAATCCAGAAGCAGCTGATGCTCTTGGTCTCAACGTAGAGAAATACAGATTTTTAGCCACAGTCTACGGTGCGGTGTTAGCCGGCATTGGCGGAGCTTATATGAGTGTGGATTGGCTGGGTACGGTTACAAAAACGGTTTCAAACGGTAGAGGATTCATAGCTCTGGCAAACATGGTCTTCAGCGGCTGGAATCCACTAAGAGCCCTTGGAGGAGGCTTCATGTTTGGATTCTTTGACTACCTATCCTCGTGGGTGGCCACTAACCCAAGCATTAAACAAGTCATCCCAGAGCAGTTCATAGCAACGCTTCCATACATAGTGACCCTAATAGTAGTTTCTGGTATAATAGGAAAAGTGAGGGCACCAAAGGCAGATGGAAAGCCCTACAAGAGGGAGTGATTCCCTACCCTTTTCGTTTTATTTTCACATTGAGCCTGTAAAAGCCGCCTTCTTCTATGATATAGCCCCTCTTTTCAGCGAGCTTTATTAGAGGCTTCAGCTCTATAAACTTGAGGCCATAGTCGCTAGCCCTGTTGACAATTAACGGCCAGCTCGCATCTTCACCTAAATCTTCAATCATCTTTAACAAAGCTCTAAGTTTTGGACTTTGGGTCATTATTTTCACCCAAAAGCTGTATTAATGTAAATTTATAAAAAGAAATAATTAAACCTTTTGCTGGAACAATAGAAAAGAAGAGAATCAGCAGACCCTTGGAACAGGGTCTCCCAAAGGAGGCTCTAAAAAGCGCTTTCCTCCAATGCCCGTCTCCAAAATGACCTTTCCTTTGTACTGTTCAACGACTTCCCCAATTATTGCCGCGTTCTCTCCATACTTTGTTCTCTTCATTGCCTCAAGAGCTTCTTCAGCATATTCACGCTTTACTATCATAACAACCTTACCCTCGTTAGCAACGTCGTATGGACTTATACCGAGCATGTCGCTTGCCGCTTTAACCTCAGACCTTATTGGAATGTCGCTCTCTTTGACTAAAATGCCCACATCCGCTTTTTTAGCCATCTCGTTTAGTGCATTGCTGAGCCCACCGCGGGTTGGGTCTTTCATGGCATGTATGTTTTCCCACCCTATTGCATCTGCAACACTCTCAACAACACTCCATATAGGCGCAACATCGCTCTTCAGCTCTGTCTCAAATGCTATCCCCTCGCGGTGGCTCATTATGGCTATGCCGTGGTCTCCAACGGTGCCGCTTACAAGAACGACGTCACCCACTTGAGCACCGCTATCGCTTATTGGTCTCTCAGCTATGCCTATACCAGCGGTTATTACAAAGATGCCTATGTTGTCTTCTACTACTTTGGTGTCACCGGTTACAATTGAAACAGGCACTTCGTTGGCTGTTTCGTCCATAGCCTTAAGGATAGCCTCAAAGCTCTCTCCATCAAATCCTTCTTGGATTATCATTGAATTTGCTAATGCCAAAGGTTTAGCGCCCATTACTGCCAAATCATTGACAGTTCCGCTAATTGCCAGCCTCCCTATGTTCCCACCAGGGAAAAATATTGGCTTTACGGTGTGGCCATCTATTGTGAAAACGAGATGCTTGTCTCCAAAGGGGATTGATGCTCCATCATCAAGGGCATCTAACCCAATTCCTCCAACAGATTTTAAAGTGAGGCTTTTTAGTATGACATCCCTAATTAACTCTTCCATCATCTCTCCGCCAGCGCCATGTTCAAGCTTAATCTTCATAGCACCACCACTCTAAGTGTAGCTTAATCCTTTAAAAGTTAAACCCAAACTAAGGGTTTAAAACCTCGCAAAAGCTAAATAGCTTAAGGAGTAAAATAGGGTAGAGGTGAGGAAATGAGGATTGAAGACCACGTAATGTTCACGGCAAAGCATGGAAAATGGGAAGTTGGAGAAAAGCTCTTAGTGATGGATGACAAGCACGTCGCACACTTTCTTGCGAGGGTCTCCAACACAGTTAATGGGAAAATAGGTGAATATTTGGGGAATATTATGAACGTCCCGGGAATTATTTCGCTTGCTGAGGAAATTGCAGAAAAAGATGACCCTAAGGAAGTTTTTAAAGCTCTTAAATCGCCAAGTGCATCAAGAAAACTCGGCAAACTGGTTTTTGAAACCGATAAAAAAGCTAAAAAGCTTGTAGTTGATGTCGCAAAGGCATTTTTGGTTAGAGAAACCCTCGTTAGGGCCAAATTTAAGATAGACTATCCTGAGGAGCCAATAAGCGAGTTGAGGGTGGTGTTCCCGTACCAAAGTGAGCATATAAACTTCACGGCCAAATACGGAAAGTGGATAGTGGTTAAGCGCTTGATGATTGATGATAAAACTCCAATGGCAGACATAGCAAGAATATTGGCGAGCATAAATGAGACGGCTACATTAAAGATTGCTGCTTATGCAGGGATTGATGTGAAAGGGATCAGCAGCTACTTCAAGGGCATCAGCAAGAAAACAAAGGGGGATGAACTCGGAATAGCTGTGGAGAAGTATCTCCACTTTAAAGGGGAGAACTATGCTCCGGAGGAATTTGTGGAGCATGCTAAAGTTTATGCTTTGAGGATATTCCTCGAAAAACTTGGGCTAAACCTTGACATTCCAGCCAAGAGCTTAGAAAAATATTTGGAAAAGAAAGCTTAGCTTTCCCACAGTGTTTTTTCTTCTTTTGCCTTTTTCTCGAGGTCGTTTTCTATTTCCTGCTCCTTAGCCATTTCGAGTATCTTTATCAGCAGTTCTTCCATCAGCCAAGAGCTCCACTTTGGATGCTTTACCTCGAGGGCTATTTCTAACGCCCTGTCCACATTGCCTTCTTTTAGAAGATTCACGGCTATGCTTCCAAATGCGAGAGAGCGCAGATAGTTGTCGCTTATGCGCTGTGCTAAATGGATGGACTTTTGATACTTCCCCAGCTTTGAGTAGAATGTCACAACTTTTGTCAAAAGGGCTTCATCCATGCTCTTGCTCCCTACAATCTCAACTACTCCGAGGTATTCCTCTGCAGGATTCTCCAAAAGCCTATCCATCACAAATTTACCTACTTTAGCGAAGAGTTCGTCGTCGATGTTTTTCATGATTTCTTTAAGGATCTTTGGTTCGTGTATGACTCTGGCTGTAAGCTCTATGAGCACTGAAGCTCGCTTTTTTAGGGGGAGAGAGTACAGAATGTTTAAGGCAAACTCAACTTCCC from Palaeococcus pacificus DY20341 includes:
- a CDS encoding ABC transporter permease; translation: MKNTKSLMKPFVESLAAILIGLIVGALILIFSGYNPVEAYLALFGEAFTVDGFARALAEATPIILTALTFALGARTGLFNIGGEGTVYFGAIMAIVLTNVWGNVLMGILGGILAGAVWMAIPAVLKVVRGVNEVVSTIMLNWIAWNVGLYLLLRLQDPKSAYKTISVPEGARLPLLVSKSELSIAFILAVLVAVLAYYLLWHTTLGYELRVSGLNESAARYGGINPKKAVMWSFIIGGITSGLAGALEVMGKPPSYAITQGLGNVYGYGFDGIGVALVGRNHPLGVILSGIFFGMLKAGATAMQFEADVPLEMVKVVQGVIIVAVAIPGILDLLRKVVRK
- a CDS encoding ABC transporter permease, translating into MMETILALIFGALTAMVPVVLTSVGAAVSERAGIVNIGYEGILLMSAFFGAMFAEMSGNPWIGLLGGAFVGMLLGMLHGFITVYLKGDHVIPGIGVNLLALGVVAFGLPAYWGTAGQHVVPNTVRIEPIISLAQGISLSPMVIVTILITLVTHWVLFRTPLGLRIRAVGENPEAADALGLNVEKYRFLATVYGAVLAGIGGAYMSVDWLGTVTKTVSNGRGFIALANMVFSGWNPLRALGGGFMFGFFDYLSSWVATNPSIKQVIPEQFIATLPYIVTLIVVSGIIGKVRAPKADGKPYKRE
- the hypE gene encoding hydrogenase expression/formation protein HypE, whose translation is MKIKLEHGAGGEMMEELIRDVILKSLTLKSVGGIGLDALDDGASIPFGDKHLVFTIDGHTVKPIFFPGGNIGRLAISGTVNDLAVMGAKPLALANSMIIQEGFDGESFEAILKAMDETANEVPVSIVTGDTKVVEDNIGIFVITAGIGIAERPISDSGAQVGDVVLVSGTVGDHGIAIMSHREGIAFETELKSDVAPIWSVVESVADAIGWENIHAMKDPTRGGLSNALNEMAKKADVGILVKESDIPIRSEVKAASDMLGISPYDVANEGKVVMIVKREYAEEALEAMKRTKYGENAAIIGEVVEQYKGKVILETGIGGKRFLEPPLGDPVPRVC
- a CDS encoding DUF2666 family protein, with translation MRIEDHVMFTAKHGKWEVGEKLLVMDDKHVAHFLARVSNTVNGKIGEYLGNIMNVPGIISLAEEIAEKDDPKEVFKALKSPSASRKLGKLVFETDKKAKKLVVDVAKAFLVRETLVRAKFKIDYPEEPISELRVVFPYQSEHINFTAKYGKWIVVKRLMIDDKTPMADIARILASINETATLKIAAYAGIDVKGISSYFKGISKKTKGDELGIAVEKYLHFKGENYAPEEFVEHAKVYALRIFLEKLGLNLDIPAKSLEKYLEKKA